The Neoarius graeffei isolate fNeoGra1 chromosome 10, fNeoGra1.pri, whole genome shotgun sequence genome has a segment encoding these proteins:
- the xpc gene encoding DNA repair protein complementing XP-C cells isoform X2 codes for MAKHKHRAHAAAAKDNTKKKSPAVQERNSHPNTPSSKDKGTRAKNIAKATKSRGQASKKVQKPSDGKKSKYFSEPLKEEPEDIFEDSSMSLPESCVLKSNDYKMKEEKKENNDESEESDEDEDWEEVEELAGPLGPAETDQEPAVPSQPVEIEIETAEARHKRQKKEKKQAEVKTYLRRIMKRFDKEVQENTHKVHLLCLLASGLFRNRLCSEPDLLAITLSLVPTHFTIIIKKRINTVYLEGLLKWFKETFTLNPALPEEKDVGLHELLERRLGSLSARNHQEMTYLFLLVLRSLHFHCRLVLSLQPLPLKPPTKKAEAHTSRSPPSKDKSNDTDKKPVEPKVSPGSKRPSVSRTEGQPKRGGKKQKRNFEDGENKEKEAVGGQRPKNTKRRSTASKVSYKEDSSDEEEELSDGEEFQPTSEDGSDDSERDTKRSNKNSKTKRKFKNLTPARSSKIKKRAKEEEEEEEEEEEEEEEEEEEEEEDDDEEEQLEGKKQQRRRRHGKGNDDWIEVYLKGAKRWICVDVDQGVGQPELCSNQATQPVTYVVGIDEGSYLKDVSSRYDPTWLTSSRRRRIDSEWWKETLHFYECPDSKQKQEEDKELQDKLMGKPLPTAISEYKNHPLYALERHLLKYEALYPSTAAILGYCRGEPVYSRDCIHTLHSRDTWLKQARTVQLGEEPYKMVKGFSNRSRKARMMSESKDDKDLALFGHWQTEAYQPPVAINGKIPRNEFGNVYMFQPCMLPVGCVHLHLPGLNRVARKLNLDCAAAVTGFDFHGGYSHAVLLLGHTPAATVDL; via the exons ATGGCTAAACATAAACACAGGGCTCATGCTGCTGCTGCAAAGGACAACACGAAGAAGAAGAGTCCAGCTGTGCAGGAGAGGAACTCTCATCCCAACACGCCGAGCAGCAAAG ACAAGGGTACCAGAGCCAAAAATATTGCCAAGGCCACCAAGTCCAGAGGCCAAGCATCgaaaaaggtgcaaaagccatcaGATGGAAAGAAGAGCAAATACTTCAGTGAGCCATTAAAAGAAGAGCCTGAGGACATCTTTGAGGATTCGAGCATGTCACTTCCAGAGAGCTGTGTGCTGAAGAGCAACGATTACAAAatgaaagaagagaaaaaagaaaataatgaTGAGAGTGAAGAAAGTGATGAAGATGAGGATTGGGAGGAAGTGGAAG AACTGGCAGGCCCATTAGGACCAGCAGAGACAGACCAAGAACCTGCAGTTCCTTCTCAGCCTGTGGAGATTGAGATCGAGACAGCCGAGGCCAGGCACAAGAgacaaaaaaa GGAGAAGAAGCAAGCTGAGGTTAAGACTTACCTACGCAGAATAATGAAACGTTTCGACAAGGAGGTACAGGAGAATACACACAAG GTTCATCTGTTATGTTTATTGGCTAGCGGACTGTTCCGGAACCGCCTGTGCTCTGAGCCTGACCTGTTGGCCATCACCTTGTCCTTAGTTCCCACCCACTTCACCATAATTATTAAAAAGCGTATCAACACTGTCTATCTGGAGGGTCTTCTGAAGTG GTTTAAGGAGACGTTCACACTTAACCCTGCTCTCCCTGAAGAGAAGGACGTGGGACTGCATGAGCTGTTGGAGAGACGTTTGGGAAGTCTGTCGGCACGTAATCATCAGGAGATGACCTAC CTGTTCCTGCTGGTGCTGAGGTCTCTGCACTTCCACTGTCGATTAGTGCTCTCGCTACAACCATTACCGCTCAAGCCACCAACAAAAAAG gctgAGGCACACACCTCCAGGAGTCCTCCTTCTAAAGACAAATCTAATGACACTGATAAAAAGCCAGTGGAACCCAAAGTTTCCCCTGGGTCCAAACGCCCATCAGTTTCCAGGACTGAGGGGCAACCAAAGAGAGGAGGAAAGAAACAAAAAAGGAATTTTGAGGATGGAGAGAACAAAGAGAAAGAAGCGGTAGGGGGACAAAGGCCAAAAAACACCAAAAGAAGGAGTACCGCATCCAAAGTGTCCTATAAAGAGGATAGcagtgatgaggaggaggagcttaGTGATGGGGAGGAGTTTCAGCCGACCAGTGAGGATGGCAGCGATGACTCGGAGCGTGATACAAAAAGGTCAAACAAGAATTCAAAGACTAAAAGAAAGTTCAAAAATCTGACTCCAGCACGATCCAGCAAGATCAAGAAGAGagcaaaggaggaggaggaggaagaagaagaagaagaggaggaagaagaagaggaggaggaagaagaagaagaagacgacgacgaAGAAGAACAGCTAGAAGGGAAAAAGCAGCAAAGGAGAAGGAGGCATGGAAAAGGAAATGATGACTGGATAGAGGTGTACCTGAAAGGGGCAAAGAGATGGATATGTGTTGATGTTGATCAAGGGGTGGGGCAACCAGAGCTCTGCTCCAATCAGGCCACTCAGCCAGTTACATACGTAGTTGGTATAGATGAAGGCAGTTACCTGAAAGACGTGAGCAGCAGATACGACCCCACCTGGCTGACATCGTCACGGAGACGGCGTATCGACTCAGAGTGGTGGAAGGAGACGTTACACTTCTACGAGTGTCCCGATTCTAAACAAAAGCAGGAGGAAGACAAAGAG CTGCAGGACAAGTTGATGGGTAAGCCATTACCCACAGCAATATCGGAGTACAAAAACCATCCTCTGTATGCACTGGAGAGGCACCTGCTAAAGTACGAGGCACTGTACCCTTCTACTGCTGCCATTTTGGGCTACTGTCGAGGAGAACCTGTCTATTCACG GGATTGTATCCACACACTGCATTCCAGAGATACCTGGTTAAAGCAAGCGCGCACTGTCCAACTCGGGGAGGAGCCTTACAAG ATGGTAAAGGGCTTCTCAAACCGTTCTCGGAAAGCCAGGATGATGTCTGAGAGCAAGGATGACAAAGACCTGGCCCTGTTCGGCCACTGGCAAACCGAGGCGTACCAGCCTCCGGTAGCCATCAACGGCAAG attcCACGTAATGAATTTGGAAATGTGTACATGTTTCAACCGTGCATGTTGCCGGTGGGGTGTGTGCACCTGCATCTTCCAGGTCTGAACAGAGTGGCTCGAAAACTCAACTTGGACTGTGCTGCTGCTGTAACAGGCTTCGATTTCCATGGAGGATACTCGCATGCTGT